One window of the Salvia splendens isolate huo1 chromosome 1, SspV2, whole genome shotgun sequence genome contains the following:
- the LOC121795394 gene encoding uncharacterized protein LOC121795394 — protein sequence MAMILNLSSIIPAKLTKRRHVVKCESRKLEVGSPIIVIQAPKLLKTASSVPCLRANAGLVNPGDVGRIVSRKPMDVWAVRLSIGKRAMIVYHFRMVSMKLEYPAVYLPFCLSSN from the exons ATGGCAATGATATTGAATCTGTCTTCCATCATTCCAGCAAAATTAACAAAGAGAAGGCATGTAGTGAAATGCGAATCGAGAAAACTGGAGGTAGGGTCTCCCATAATAGTGATTCAGGCTCCAAAGCTGCTCAAAACTGCTTCTTCTGTTCCTTGCTTGCGCGCCAACGCCGGCTTAGTCAATCCCGGTGATGTCGGAAG GATTGTTTCGAGGAAGCCTATGGATGTGTGGGCAGTACGACTGAGTATTG GGAAAAGAGCTATGATCGTATATCACTTTAGAATGGTTTCAATGAAGTTAGAATACCCTGCCGTGTATCTTCCCTTTTGTCTTTCTAGTAACTAA